The nucleotide sequence AGCCATAATTCAGTAGATATTTCTCCTAACTATGTCAAACTTGGGCTTCCTCCTTTTGTTCAATCCTTATTTCAGGATAGTTTTGATGTAGATAACCTTTGTTCAGGCGCATCTACAAAATTTACTATTACCGGTGAAAATGATTATGATTCTGTTTTATGGGATTTTGGCGATGGAAACACTTCCACTACCGAGAATCCGCAACATACTTTCGCTCAACCCGGTACTTATAGCGTAAGTTTGATCAAAACGATTTCAGGTATTCCGCAAGAGCCGGTTTGTAAAGAAGTTACTATTACCGAGCTGCCAAATATTTCCAATAATTTCACTCTTACTCAATGTGATGTGGGCGATAGCGACCCTAATGATGGTATAACCGATTTTAATCTGCAACTCGCTCGCGAGGAACTCACTTCTGAGGATCCAGGTCTTCAGCTTTATTTTTATGAAAATGAGAATGATGCGCAAAATGATACCGAAAACCAAAACGCCTTAGATAATATTTACAGAAACAACTCCCAGGATCAGGAATTAACGGTAAAAGTTATTGGTTTTAACTCCGATTGTTTTGAAATCGCCAGTATTAAACTACACACCACAAGCAGTGTAGTTCTTGAGCCCGAAGCCGCTACTGGGTGCGAATTAATGGATGGTGAGGCTGAATTTGATCTGCCTACCATTGAACAGAATATTATCGCTGAATTAGGACTGAATAGTAGCATAAGTTTAAGCTTTCACGAATCTGAAAATGATGCAGCAGTTGGCGAAAATCCTCTTTCAGGCACGTATATATCTGGAGCGAAAACAATTTATATAAGAGCAGAAAATGCCAATGTTTGTTACGGTTTTGGATCTATAGATCTGGAAATAGCAGCTTTTCCCAGGATTAATAATATTTTGGAATTACAAGCCTGCACCTCAGATTTTCCGCTAACGCTCGGTGATGATCTAAATATAACCAATCCCGAAAATTTTGACTTTTTATGGAGTACAGGAGAAAATTCGGAAAGCATTCAGGTAAATGAAGCAGGAGCCTATAGCCTTAGAATTACCGATACTAATTTAGGTTGTGGCCAGTCAATAGATTTTATCGTAGAAGAATTCCCAAATCCTGAAATTTTAGAACTGGAAATTGAAAATAACGGTCAAAATAGCAGTGTAACCGTGCTTACTAACAATATTGAAGGTTTAGAATTTTCTATAGACGACCCCAATGGCCCGTATCAAAACACTCCTACTTTTAGAAATGTTTCAGGCGGCCCACATACTTTTTATGCCAGAAGTGCAAATTCCTGCGAAGTTGCTCAATTTGCCGAAATAATCTTTGGTTTCCCGGCATTCTTTACGCCAAATAGCGATGGTTATAACGATTTTTGGCGTCCGTATGAAACCAATAACAAGGATTTCCAGGTGGAATACATCTATATTTTTGACAGGTATGGAAAACTATTAAAACAATTACCTGGAAATACTTCTGGATGGGATGGCAATTATAATGGTAGACCAATGCCATCTAATGATTATTGGTTTAAAGGCAAACTGGCAAATGGTCAGGAATTTAGCGGCCATTTTACCCTAAAACGTTAAGGAAAAGTTTATCAGTTTGAATAGGCAGGATTATTGATTAGTTTCGTGAGAATAAGACATGAAACTACCTTGCGGCAAGCCCAAAAGGCAATAAATAGAGAATTTTTTGAATTTCGAGCCAGGCCTCGAAGCATTTAAATCTCGATTATCGAGTAAGACGAATGAAGTTTAAGATAGAATCAGACTACAAACCCACCGGAGACCAGCCTAAGGCCATAGAGCAACTGGTAAATGGGATTAATAATAACGACCAGTACCAAACATTGCTGGGAGTAACAGGATCAGGTAAAACCTTTTCTGTTGCGAATGTAATTCAGGATGTGCAGAAACCTACCCTGGTGCTTGCTCACAACAAAACACTTGCAGCCCAGCTTTATTCAGAATTCAAGCAATTCTTTCCCAATAATGCTGTGGAGTATTTTGTGAGTTATTACGATTATTACCAGCCTGAAGCCTTTATTCCTACTTCGGGAACTTATATTGAAAAAGACCTTTCTATTAATGAAGAAATTGAAAAACTAAGGCTTAGTACCACTTCTTCCCTTTTAAGCGGAAGACGTGATGTGATTGTGGTTGCTTCAGTTTCCTGTTTGTATGGTATTGGTAACCCTGTGGAGTTTCGAAAAAATGTGGTTTCTATCGAACAGGATATGCAAATTTCCAGAACCAAATTTTTACATCAACTGGTACAAAGTTTATATTCCCGTACTGAAGCAGAATTCACCCATGGAAATTTCCGAATTAAAGGAGATACGGTAGATGTTTTTCCAAGCTATGCCGATAATGCTTTCAGAATTCACTTTTTTGGAGATGAAATTGAAGAAATTGAAGCTTTTGATCCGGGAACCAATGATATTATTGAGAAATATGAAAGGCTGAATATTTATCCTGCCAATATGTTCGTAACCTCGCCCGATGTGATGCAAAATGCAATTCATCATATACAGGACGATCTTGTAAAGCAAGTAGATTACTTTAGAGATATTGGCAAACATTTGGAAGCAAAACGATTGGACGAACGAACCAATTTTGACCTGGAAATGATTCGTGAGTTGGGCTATTGTTCAGGGATTGAAAACTATTCTCGTTACCTTGACGGAAGGCAACCCGGCACCAGACCTTTCTGCCTTTTAGATTATTTTCCAGATGATTTTCTAATGGTAGTTGATGAAAGTCACGTGACCATTCCACAAGTGCACGCGATGTATGGCGGGGATAGATCCAGGAAAGAAACCCTGGTAGAATATGGATTTAGGCTTCCGGCTGCAATGGATAACCGACCGCTGAAATTCGAAGAATTTGAGGCCTTACAAAACCAGGTGATTTATGTAAGTGCTACGCCGGCAGATTACGAATTACAGAAATCTGAAGGAGTATATGTAGAACAGGTAATTAGACCAACCGGACTTCTGGATCCGGTAATTGAAGTACGACCAAGCTTAAATCAAATAGACGACCTTATTGAAGAAATTCATACAAGAATCGAGAAAGACCAGAGAACGTTAGTCACCACGCTTACCAAAAGAATGGCCGAAGAATTAGCAAAATACCTAACGCGTATTGATATTAGATGTCGTTATATTCATTCTGATGTAGACACCCTGGAACGTGTAGAAATTATGCAGGATTTACGCCGCGGTTTGTTTGATGTACTTATTGGGGTAAACTTACTAAGAGAAGGACTTGACCTTCCTGAAGTTTCGCTTGTTGCCGTAATTGATGCTGATAAAGAAGGATTTTTAAGAAGTAACCGTTCCCTCACTCAGACTATTGGCCGGGCAGCCCGTCACGTAGAAGGAAAGGCGATTTTATATGCCGATAAGGTTACCGATAGTATGCAAAAAACCATTGATCAAACCGAATATCGAAGAACCAAGCAGATAAATTACAATAACGAGAATAACATTAATCCTACTCCACTCGTTAAAAAACTTGAAAACAGTACGTTAATTAAGGAAAAATTGGATGTTTATGATGCCGAAAAACCACTAACTACCAAAGCTGCTGAAGAAGAAGTTGCTTATATGAGTAAACCCGATCTGGAAAAAAGAATTCGGGAGAAAAGAAAAGCAATGGAGAAAGCGGCGAAAGATCTCGATTTTATGGCTGCAGCTAAACACCGTGATGAAATAAAAATGCTTCAGAATAAAGT is from Salegentibacter mishustinae and encodes:
- a CDS encoding T9SS type B sorting domain-containing protein, producing MKFSHLFFVFFLVVSLQLYSQQEASNWYFGVGAGLSFPSSNSDPVSLNNGRLQTLEGSTSISDRNGNLLFYTDGTVVYDKTHNIMQNGNSLKGDISTTQSAIIVPRPANPGRYFIFTVDKPDYYLTPGNPIEGVNFSEVDMSLNNGNGAIINGQKNIHLVTYNPSNSLQNEFKSSEKITAVIAGDCSSYWVVTQFMDKFYSFRVSSSGVDTNPVISDISNNFAPILDDQKINITSRGYLKISPDGRKMAAAYSQTSLGSPRTGGGKNSGEVYLYDFDDETGRVTNEELLLLDTYPYGVEFSPESTKLYVTTNEYEGGEVLQESKIYQFNLESSNVRNSETVINSSSNVAGALQLAINGKIYRAGYPKDGGSESHSSISVISNPGMDPENVTYSHNSVDISPNYVKLGLPPFVQSLFQDSFDVDNLCSGASTKFTITGENDYDSVLWDFGDGNTSTTENPQHTFAQPGTYSVSLIKTISGIPQEPVCKEVTITELPNISNNFTLTQCDVGDSDPNDGITDFNLQLAREELTSEDPGLQLYFYENENDAQNDTENQNALDNIYRNNSQDQELTVKVIGFNSDCFEIASIKLHTTSSVVLEPEAATGCELMDGEAEFDLPTIEQNIIAELGLNSSISLSFHESENDAAVGENPLSGTYISGAKTIYIRAENANVCYGFGSIDLEIAAFPRINNILELQACTSDFPLTLGDDLNITNPENFDFLWSTGENSESIQVNEAGAYSLRITDTNLGCGQSIDFIVEEFPNPEILELEIENNGQNSSVTVLTNNIEGLEFSIDDPNGPYQNTPTFRNVSGGPHTFYARSANSCEVAQFAEIIFGFPAFFTPNSDGYNDFWRPYETNNKDFQVEYIYIFDRYGKLLKQLPGNTSGWDGNYNGRPMPSNDYWFKGKLANGQEFSGHFTLKR
- the uvrB gene encoding excinuclease ABC subunit UvrB; this encodes MKFKIESDYKPTGDQPKAIEQLVNGINNNDQYQTLLGVTGSGKTFSVANVIQDVQKPTLVLAHNKTLAAQLYSEFKQFFPNNAVEYFVSYYDYYQPEAFIPTSGTYIEKDLSINEEIEKLRLSTTSSLLSGRRDVIVVASVSCLYGIGNPVEFRKNVVSIEQDMQISRTKFLHQLVQSLYSRTEAEFTHGNFRIKGDTVDVFPSYADNAFRIHFFGDEIEEIEAFDPGTNDIIEKYERLNIYPANMFVTSPDVMQNAIHHIQDDLVKQVDYFRDIGKHLEAKRLDERTNFDLEMIRELGYCSGIENYSRYLDGRQPGTRPFCLLDYFPDDFLMVVDESHVTIPQVHAMYGGDRSRKETLVEYGFRLPAAMDNRPLKFEEFEALQNQVIYVSATPADYELQKSEGVYVEQVIRPTGLLDPVIEVRPSLNQIDDLIEEIHTRIEKDQRTLVTTLTKRMAEELAKYLTRIDIRCRYIHSDVDTLERVEIMQDLRRGLFDVLIGVNLLREGLDLPEVSLVAVIDADKEGFLRSNRSLTQTIGRAARHVEGKAILYADKVTDSMQKTIDQTEYRRTKQINYNNENNINPTPLVKKLENSTLIKEKLDVYDAEKPLTTKAAEEEVAYMSKPDLEKRIREKRKAMEKAAKDLDFMAAAKHRDEIKMLQNKVKEAQA